One genomic segment of Clostridium saccharoperbutylacetonicum N1-4(HMT) includes these proteins:
- a CDS encoding helix-turn-helix domain-containing protein: MDTNIGDRLDLILKHYKLTKKQFAESISYSPGNITDWIKGRYKPSSKALVNIENIYKVSQNWLINGTGDMFINDTYNISSKNSTSTEISKDISSLGSLTEDEINIVRLYRKLTDHDKIKIEGIMEFKATETESTVTPHAESYTCQNGGENKNVG, encoded by the coding sequence ATGGATACCAATATTGGTGATAGATTGGATTTAATATTAAAACATTATAAACTTACAAAAAAACAATTTGCTGAATCAATAAGTTATTCTCCTGGTAATATTACAGATTGGATTAAAGGTCGCTATAAACCATCTAGCAAGGCATTAGTTAACATAGAAAATATATATAAAGTTTCACAAAACTGGCTAATTAATGGCACTGGAGACATGTTTATTAATGATACTTATAACATAAGTAGTAAAAATTCAACCAGTACTGAAATCAGTAAGGATATTTCTTCATTAGGTTCCCTTACTGAAGATGAAATTAATATAGTCAGACTTTATAGAAAATTGACAGACCACGATAAAATTAAGATTGAGGGAATAATGGAATTTAAAGCTACTGAAACGGAATCTACCGTAACCCCCCATGCGGAGTCATATACTTGTCAGAATGGAGGAGAAAATAAAAATGTAGGATAA
- a CDS encoding glycosyltransferase family 2 protein gives MKDILYLVIPCYNEEQVLHETSKRLLEKINTMISNELISCESKILFVNDGSKDKTWDIIEQLYSKNSIFSGINLSRNRGHQNALLAGLMTAKEYADMTISLDADLQDDVGVIDKFVEQYYNGSDIVYGVRSSRQTDTFFKRTSALAFYKLMNILGVDAIFNHADYRLMSKRALEGLSQYKEVNLFLRGMIPLIGYRYSIVEYERHERFAGESKYPLKKMIAFALDGITSLSIKPIRIITMLGFTIFFVSVIALIYSIVVKFFGSTVTGWTSLTLSIWMLGGIQLLSLGVIGEYIGKIYNETKQRPRFIISDKLIDINKKDK, from the coding sequence ATGAAAGATATACTATATCTTGTAATACCTTGCTATAATGAAGAGCAGGTTTTGCATGAAACTTCTAAACGATTGTTAGAAAAAATTAATACCATGATTTCAAATGAACTTATTTCTTGTGAAAGCAAAATACTTTTTGTTAATGACGGTTCAAAGGATAAAACTTGGGATATAATTGAACAACTTTATTCAAAGAACTCTATATTTTCCGGCATTAATTTATCAAGAAATAGAGGCCATCAAAATGCCCTACTTGCAGGATTAATGACTGCTAAAGAATATGCAGATATGACCATATCCTTAGATGCTGATTTGCAAGACGATGTAGGTGTAATAGATAAATTTGTGGAACAATACTATAATGGCAGTGATATTGTTTATGGTGTAAGATCTTCCCGCCAAACTGATACTTTCTTTAAAAGAACCTCAGCCTTAGCCTTTTACAAATTAATGAATATTCTCGGTGTTGATGCAATCTTTAATCACGCTGATTATCGTCTTATGAGTAAGCGTGCCCTAGAAGGATTGAGTCAATATAAAGAAGTTAATTTGTTTCTTCGAGGAATGATTCCTTTAATAGGATATAGATATTCAATTGTTGAATATGAACGTCATGAAAGATTTGCTGGTGAATCTAAATATCCGCTAAAAAAAATGATAGCTTTTGCCTTAGATGGAATCACTTCTCTAAGTATAAAACCTATAAGAATAATTACAATGCTCGGTTTTACTATATTTTTTGTTAGTGTTATAGCATTAATTTATTCTATAGTTGTTAAATTTTTTGGAAGTACAGTTACTGGATGGACTTCATTAACCTTATCAATTTGGATGCTTGGTGGCATACAACTTTTATCTCTTGGTGTTATAGGTGAATATATTGGTAAGATATACAATGAAACTAAACAAAGGCCTCGCTTTATTATTTCTGATAAACTAATTGATATTAATAAGAAAGATAAATAG
- a CDS encoding aldose 1-epimerase family protein produces MIYSLENSSIKITASTHGGEIHSITNKEDGTEYLWNGDPEYWKYHAPILFPIVGKVVDSKYRVNGQTYELPQHGLARTSDFNLISQTDNEISFELTYSEESLKVYPFKFSLISTYRLEDNSIDVTYSVKNLDDKRIYFSIGTHPAFMCPINGDDKLEDCYLQFNEKETSSRNLLTLEGYLSHEKGECLNSTDVIMLSKELFKDDALVFDDLKSDKITIRSKNNDKALIVDFEDFPYMGIWAPKSGAPFVCIEPWFGHADYEDFNGEFSEKEGVISLEIDEKFSCTYKVTII; encoded by the coding sequence ATGATTTATTCTTTAGAAAACTCAAGTATTAAAATTACAGCAAGTACTCATGGTGGAGAAATACATTCTATAACTAATAAAGAGGATGGGACTGAATATTTATGGAATGGAGATCCAGAGTATTGGAAATATCATGCACCAATATTATTCCCTATAGTTGGAAAGGTTGTTGATTCTAAATATAGAGTTAATGGACAAACATATGAATTACCACAACATGGTTTGGCCAGAACATCAGACTTTAATTTGATATCACAAACAGATAATGAAATATCTTTTGAATTAACATATTCAGAAGAATCATTAAAAGTATATCCTTTTAAATTTTCATTAATCTCTACTTATAGATTAGAAGATAACTCTATAGATGTTACGTATAGCGTAAAAAATTTAGATGATAAACGAATATATTTTTCTATAGGAACTCATCCAGCATTCATGTGCCCTATTAATGGAGATGATAAGCTAGAAGATTGTTATCTTCAGTTTAATGAAAAAGAGACAAGCAGTAGAAACCTTCTTACTTTAGAAGGATATCTTTCTCATGAAAAAGGTGAATGTTTAAATTCCACAGATGTTATTATGTTATCAAAAGAGTTATTTAAAGATGATGCCTTAGTATTCGATGATTTAAAGTCTGATAAAATAACAATTAGATCAAAAAATAATGATAAAGCACTGATAGTTGATTTTGAAGATTTTCCTTACATGGGAATTTGGGCACCAAAAAGTGGAGCTCCATTTGTATGCATAGAGCCTTGGTTTGGGCACGCAGATTATGAAGATTTCAATGGTGAATTTAGTGAAAAAGAAGGTGTGATTTCACTAGAAATAGATGAAAAATTTAGTTGTACATATAAAGTTACTATCATATAA
- a CDS encoding response regulator encodes MKKNEKNILVVDDMTSIRKFIRGTLEDYNYNVFEASNGEEGIKVFEKYGDIDLIITDIYMPIKSGLELVVDLKEKHKNLKTIVLSDGGKNNFSNELGVVEALGATYFMKKDFIKDKLIGLVKDILNE; translated from the coding sequence ATGAAGAAAAATGAGAAAAATATATTGGTAGTTGATGATATGACAAGTATTAGGAAATTCATTAGAGGAACTTTAGAGGATTATAATTATAATGTATTTGAAGCTAGCAATGGAGAAGAGGGAATCAAGGTATTTGAAAAATATGGCGATATTGATTTGATAATTACAGATATATATATGCCAATAAAAAGTGGATTAGAGCTTGTAGTTGATTTGAAAGAGAAGCACAAAAATTTAAAAACTATTGTTCTTTCAGATGGTGGTAAAAATAATTTTTCTAATGAACTTGGGGTTGTTGAAGCCCTAGGAGCAACATATTTTATGAAGAAAGATTTTATAAAAGATAAATTGATAGGATTAGTAAAAGATATACTGAATGAGTAA
- a CDS encoding class I SAM-dependent methyltransferase, with the protein MIDDLNTYLENLNSKWSILFYRVVWEQLSHINNLKVLDYGSGFGITASHFAKNNDVLAIEPDVETVEKRFCKNNYKQIVGEIDQLKKLKDNSFDVVLCHNVLEYIKERKDIFQEFYRILKPNGIISIVKHNPLGKIMEKVVYENNVDEAIYLLNGGTINIPPFGEVNYYNINDIIDLVKDMNIAIEKVLGIKTFWALQQNHELKNQQDWEEKMFDIEMKVSNIDEYINISYFNHVLLKKIS; encoded by the coding sequence ATGATTGATGATTTAAATACATATTTAGAGAATCTAAATAGCAAATGGAGTATACTTTTCTATCGAGTAGTTTGGGAACAACTGTCTCATATAAACAATTTAAAAGTCCTTGACTATGGAAGCGGATTCGGAATCACAGCAAGTCATTTTGCAAAAAATAATGATGTCCTCGCAATAGAGCCGGATGTTGAGACAGTAGAAAAAAGATTCTGCAAAAATAATTATAAACAAATTGTTGGTGAAATAGATCAATTAAAAAAACTAAAAGATAATTCATTTGATGTTGTATTATGTCATAATGTTTTAGAATATATAAAGGAACGGAAAGATATATTTCAAGAATTTTATCGAATTCTTAAACCCAATGGAATTATATCAATTGTAAAACATAATCCTCTAGGAAAGATTATGGAGAAGGTTGTTTATGAAAATAACGTAGATGAGGCAATATATTTACTTAATGGTGGAACTATTAATATTCCACCATTTGGTGAAGTAAATTATTACAATATAAATGATATTATAGATTTAGTAAAAGATATGAATATCGCTATTGAAAAAGTACTTGGAATTAAAACCTTTTGGGCTTTACAACAAAATCATGAATTAAAGAATCAGCAAGATTGGGAAGAAAAAATGTTTGATATTGAAATGAAGGTTTCAAATATAGATGAATATATAAATATATCTTATTTCAACCATGTTTTATTAAAAAAAATTAGTTAA
- a CDS encoding accessory gene regulator ArgB-like protein, whose translation MSLAEKIAIRIGNNAKLFLKVDEDQEQVIVYGAINLFQVIFAFLWVIIAGVFFGVLYEALVFTATVGILRKYSGGAHASSSSRCIIIGTILAVLAGIIINNVLYIANNYLVLLISVAFMIFSFMIVAKNAPVDSIKKPINNIEMRKQFRKKSITVLSIYSIIIMILFILNKKYLELHYIKLMEIISLGVLWQTITLTKNGIRFLNKVDFVLKYITDRKG comes from the coding sequence ATGTCTCTAGCTGAAAAAATAGCAATTAGAATTGGAAATAATGCAAAATTATTTTTGAAGGTTGATGAAGATCAAGAACAAGTAATTGTATATGGAGCAATAAATTTATTTCAAGTCATATTTGCTTTCCTATGGGTTATAATTGCTGGAGTGTTTTTTGGTGTTCTTTATGAGGCCTTAGTATTTACCGCTACAGTTGGTATTTTAAGAAAATATTCAGGAGGTGCACATGCTTCTTCGTCAAGTCGGTGTATTATAATAGGAACAATTTTGGCGGTGTTAGCTGGAATAATTATTAATAATGTATTATATATTGCTAATAATTATCTAGTATTGTTAATAAGTGTAGCTTTTATGATTTTTTCATTTATGATAGTGGCAAAAAATGCACCAGTTGATAGCATTAAGAAACCTATTAACAATATCGAAATGAGAAAGCAATTTAGAAAGAAATCTATCACTGTACTATCTATTTATTCAATTATAATAATGATTTTATTTATATTAAATAAAAAATATTTGGAATTACATTACATAAAGTTGATGGAGATTATTAGTCTTGGTGTTTTATGGCAGACTATTACGCTTACTAAAAATGGAATAAGATTTTTAAACAAAGTTGACTTTGTTTTAAAATACATTACAGATAGAAAGGGGTGA
- the serC gene encoding 3-phosphoserine/phosphohydroxythreonine transaminase translates to MSRVYNFSAGPAVLPEEVLKEAAEEMLDYQGTGMSVMEMSHRSKAFEGIITDAEKTLRELMGIPDNYKVLFLQGGASQQFAMIPMNLMKNKVVDHIITGQWAKKAATEAKIFGKVNILASSEDKTYTYIPDLKNLKISDDADYVYICHNNTIYGTKYNELPEVGDKLLVADMSSDFLSEPVDVSKYGLIFAGAQKNVGPAGVVVVIVREDLITDDVLPGTPTMLKYKVHADNNSLYNTPPAYGIYICGKVFKWLKDKGGLEAMKKINEEKAAILYNYLDSSSMFKGTVVKKDRSLMNVPFVTGSDELDAKFVKEAKAKGFENIKGHRTVGGMRASIYNAMPIEGVKALVEFMKKFEEENK, encoded by the coding sequence ATGTCAAGAGTTTATAATTTTTCAGCGGGACCTGCTGTATTACCAGAGGAGGTTCTCAAAGAAGCGGCAGAAGAAATGTTGGATTATCAAGGAACTGGAATGTCAGTTATGGAAATGAGTCATCGTTCAAAGGCGTTTGAAGGCATTATTACAGATGCTGAAAAAACACTACGAGAACTTATGGGGATTCCGGATAATTACAAGGTATTATTCCTTCAAGGTGGGGCATCACAGCAATTTGCAATGATTCCAATGAATTTAATGAAAAATAAAGTTGTGGATCATATTATTACTGGGCAATGGGCAAAGAAAGCAGCAACAGAAGCGAAAATATTTGGGAAAGTTAATATTTTAGCTTCATCAGAAGACAAAACCTACACATATATACCAGATCTAAAAAATTTAAAAATATCTGATGATGCAGATTATGTGTATATATGTCACAACAATACAATATATGGAACTAAGTATAATGAGCTACCTGAAGTTGGGGATAAACTGTTAGTAGCAGATATGTCATCAGATTTCTTATCAGAACCGGTTGATGTATCAAAATATGGATTGATTTTTGCAGGTGCACAAAAAAATGTTGGACCAGCAGGAGTTGTTGTTGTAATAGTTCGTGAAGACCTAATTACAGATGATGTACTACCAGGAACTCCTACTATGTTAAAATACAAGGTTCATGCAGATAATAATTCATTGTATAATACACCACCAGCATATGGAATATACATATGTGGAAAGGTCTTTAAGTGGCTTAAAGATAAAGGTGGACTAGAAGCCATGAAAAAGATAAATGAAGAAAAAGCAGCTATACTATATAATTATTTAGATTCAAGCAGTATGTTTAAGGGAACTGTTGTGAAGAAGGATCGTTCTTTAATGAATGTGCCATTTGTAACGGGTTCAGATGAACTAGATGCTAAATTTGTAAAGGAAGCAAAGGCAAAAGGATTTGAAAATATAAAGGGACACAGAACTGTAGGCGGTATGAGAGCAAGTATATATAATGCTATGCCAATAGAAGGTGTTAAGGCTTTAGTTGAATTTATGAAGAAATTTGAAGAAGAAAATAAATAG
- a CDS encoding cyclic lactone autoinducer peptide, translated as MKNSINKVIVTIAANICTKMALSTSASACSISTFQPEEPKCLRK; from the coding sequence ATGAAAAATTCCATTAATAAAGTAATTGTTACAATTGCAGCTAATATTTGTACAAAAATGGCATTATCAACTTCAGCATCAGCTTGCTCTATAAGTACATTCCAACCAGAAGAACCAAAGTGTTTAAGAAAATAG
- a CDS encoding GtrA family protein → MDNFIEKFRNTFFTKQFIIFVLIGIVNTFNGTVFSYIFSSFLSANIAFIPGYISGLLISYILNSFITFKEKLSLEKLTKFTISSMPNFFIQYIVVIICTTIGFHKLFAYMLAAIIGVPVTFILMKFFTFRNRSNK, encoded by the coding sequence ATGGATAATTTTATTGAAAAATTCAGGAATACTTTTTTTACCAAACAATTTATTATTTTCGTATTAATAGGAATAGTAAATACTTTTAATGGAACTGTTTTTTCCTATATATTTTCCAGCTTTTTAAGTGCTAATATTGCTTTTATACCAGGTTATATTTCTGGTTTATTAATATCCTATATATTAAATAGCTTTATAACCTTTAAAGAAAAACTTAGCCTTGAAAAATTAACTAAGTTTACAATATCATCTATGCCTAATTTTTTCATTCAGTATATTGTTGTAATAATTTGTACTACTATTGGATTTCATAAGCTTTTTGCTTATATGTTAGCAGCAATCATAGGTGTACCAGTTACTTTTATATTAATGAAATTCTTTACTTTCCGAAATAGAAGTAATAAATAA
- the tyrS gene encoding tyrosine--tRNA ligase translates to MMNIDEQIKIIMKGADEIIGLDFLKDKLMKANANKQPLIVKLGLDPSAPDIHLGHTVVLRKMKQIQDLGHKVVIIIGDFTGKIGDPTGKAKGRKALTTEQVLENAKTYEEQIFKVLDRDKTEVRFNSEWLSKLSFEETIKLASTMTVARMLEREEFKKRFDNQIPISVHEFFYPLMQGYDSVSIHADIELGGTDQRFNVLMGRMLQKEYGQEPQTTIFMPLLEGIDGKEKMSKSLGNYIGIDEKAEAMYEKAMMIPDELIIKYFNLVTDIYPDEIQKLKNNLDNNNINPRDVKMKLAKEIVKLYHGEDKAEKAEERFKSIFQKGQIPKDIETVIASKENFDLAEILVSNNIVKSKNEVRRLAAQGGIKINNNTVYSIINVTIDEEMIIQVGKRKFIKIKFK, encoded by the coding sequence ATGATGAATATAGATGAACAAATTAAGATAATAATGAAAGGAGCAGATGAAATAATAGGATTAGATTTTCTAAAGGATAAATTGATGAAAGCTAATGCGAATAAACAGCCTTTAATTGTTAAACTTGGATTAGATCCAAGTGCACCAGATATACATTTAGGTCATACAGTTGTGCTTAGAAAGATGAAGCAAATTCAAGATTTAGGGCATAAGGTAGTTATTATAATAGGTGATTTTACTGGGAAAATAGGAGACCCTACAGGTAAGGCAAAAGGAAGAAAAGCACTTACAACAGAGCAAGTTTTAGAGAATGCAAAAACTTATGAGGAACAAATATTTAAAGTTCTAGATAGAGATAAGACAGAGGTAAGATTTAATAGTGAGTGGCTCTCAAAATTATCTTTTGAAGAAACAATTAAATTGGCATCAACAATGACTGTAGCAAGAATGCTTGAAAGAGAAGAATTTAAAAAGAGATTTGATAATCAAATTCCAATATCAGTGCATGAATTTTTTTATCCGTTAATGCAAGGATATGACTCGGTTTCAATACATGCAGACATAGAACTTGGAGGAACTGACCAAAGGTTTAATGTATTAATGGGGAGAATGCTCCAAAAGGAATATGGGCAAGAACCTCAAACTACAATATTTATGCCACTCCTTGAAGGTATTGATGGAAAAGAAAAAATGAGTAAAAGTCTTGGAAATTATATTGGGATAGATGAAAAAGCAGAAGCTATGTATGAAAAAGCAATGATGATACCTGATGAATTAATAATAAAATATTTTAACTTGGTAACTGATATTTATCCAGATGAAATTCAGAAATTAAAAAATAATTTGGATAATAATAATATTAATCCAAGAGATGTAAAAATGAAACTAGCAAAAGAAATTGTGAAATTATATCATGGTGAGGATAAAGCAGAAAAAGCTGAGGAGAGATTCAAAAGTATATTTCAAAAAGGCCAGATACCTAAAGATATAGAAACGGTTATTGCTTCAAAAGAAAATTTTGATTTAGCTGAGATATTAGTGTCAAACAATATTGTAAAAAGCAAAAATGAAGTTAGGAGATTGGCAGCTCAAGGTGGAATTAAAATAAATAATAATACAGTTTATAGTATAATAAATGTTACAATAGATGAAGAGATGATTATACAAGTAGGTAAGAGAAAATTCATAAAAATTAAATTCAAATAA
- a CDS encoding HD-GYP domain-containing protein, protein MRLVPLECVKTNTIIGKTLYDSEGRILAKSGLVLTQPIISKMKDIQIPAIYIIDEYSSEEIDDIIKPELRQEAISTIKESFSNINRITVADKFSKKDEKYFNNIQDMAENLIENILNNKNVLLSLVDIRSMNNYLYSHSVNVAVISLVLGIALKLPKRQLQYLCIGALLHDVGETFIHNEILMKDSELGLEELLILQQHPTLGYRYLSDAYNLSSHSKMIVLQHHERPDGLGYPDKLTDDKINNLSKIVSIADAYDTLSSGRPNKKAMFPSDVLEYLMSNAGRMFDYDMVNTFCKIVIPFSKGTLVELSNADVAVVQETLPNFPLRPIVKIIKSSNDNIINKEINLIDETSIVITKVVYDL, encoded by the coding sequence ATGAGATTAGTCCCACTTGAATGTGTAAAAACCAATACAATCATTGGAAAAACATTATATGATTCTGAAGGTAGAATATTAGCTAAATCAGGTCTTGTTCTAACCCAGCCAATTATTTCTAAAATGAAAGATATACAAATTCCAGCAATATATATAATTGATGAATATAGTTCTGAAGAAATTGATGATATTATCAAACCCGAACTACGACAAGAAGCAATTTCAACTATAAAAGAAAGTTTTTCAAACATAAATAGAATTACTGTTGCTGATAAATTTTCAAAAAAGGATGAAAAGTACTTTAACAACATTCAAGATATGGCTGAAAATTTAATCGAAAATATATTGAACAATAAAAATGTACTTCTTTCTTTAGTAGATATCCGAAGTATGAATAATTATCTTTATTCTCATTCAGTAAATGTTGCTGTTATATCTCTCGTTCTAGGTATTGCATTAAAACTTCCAAAAAGACAGCTTCAATATCTTTGTATCGGAGCTTTGCTTCATGATGTTGGAGAAACTTTTATTCATAATGAAATTTTAATGAAGGACTCAGAACTAGGTTTAGAGGAACTCTTAATACTTCAACAGCATCCAACTCTTGGATATAGATACCTTTCAGATGCTTATAATTTAAGTTCTCATAGCAAAATGATAGTATTACAACACCATGAAAGGCCTGATGGATTAGGATATCCTGATAAATTAACTGATGATAAAATCAATAATTTAAGTAAAATAGTAAGCATTGCAGATGCTTATGACACCTTATCTTCAGGTAGACCTAATAAAAAGGCTATGTTTCCAAGTGACGTTTTAGAATATTTAATGTCTAATGCTGGAAGAATGTTTGATTATGATATGGTTAATACTTTTTGTAAAATTGTAATTCCATTTTCTAAAGGAACTTTAGTTGAACTTAGCAATGCTGATGTCGCCGTTGTTCAAGAAACTTTGCCTAACTTTCCGTTACGTCCAATTGTAAAAATTATTAAGAGTTCTAATGATAATATAATTAATAAAGAAATTAATTTAATAGATGAAACTTCAATTGTTATAACAAAAGTAGTATATGATTTATAA
- a CDS encoding helix-turn-helix domain-containing protein: MKNDISDFGKEIKIRLIQLNMTQRALAKKIGVSENYLTDIVNGRRSGIKYRAAITSVLYKENIEDRIRIV; the protein is encoded by the coding sequence ATGAAAAATGACATTTCTGATTTTGGAAAGGAAATTAAAATTAGGCTTATTCAATTGAATATGACACAAAGAGCATTAGCTAAAAAGATTGGTGTTAGTGAAAATTATTTAACAGATATAGTTAATGGAAGGCGTTCTGGGATAAAGTATAGAGCAGCTATTACTTCAGTTCTTTATAAAGAAAATATTGAAGATAGAATAAGAATAGTTTAA
- a CDS encoding DNA-3-methyladenine glycosylase — protein MILNKEFYKQGALILAKELLGKVVVRTVDNLTLKAKIVETEAYVGEIDKASHAYNGRRTERTEPLFREGGIAYVYFIYGKYYCFNVISGIEDKGEGVLVRALEPLNEFDYLARKRFGKSFDELSEANKKALTNGPSKLCIAFSIDKSENYKKLYEEGDFYIEDSKDEKFDIVETTRIGIDYAEEAIDFPWRFYIKDNKYISKK, from the coding sequence ATGATTCTAAATAAAGAATTTTATAAGCAAGGAGCATTAATTTTAGCGAAAGAATTATTAGGAAAAGTTGTTGTAAGGACTGTTGATAATCTTACCTTAAAAGCAAAGATTGTTGAAACAGAAGCTTATGTAGGAGAAATAGATAAAGCATCACACGCCTATAATGGTAGACGGACAGAGAGAACAGAACCTTTATTTAGAGAAGGTGGAATAGCATATGTTTACTTTATTTATGGTAAATACTATTGTTTTAATGTTATAAGTGGAATTGAAGATAAAGGTGAAGGAGTTTTAGTCAGAGCCTTAGAACCACTAAATGAATTTGATTATCTTGCAAGGAAAAGATTTGGAAAAAGTTTTGATGAATTATCAGAAGCAAATAAAAAAGCACTTACAAATGGTCCTTCAAAATTATGTATAGCTTTTTCAATAGATAAATCAGAAAATTATAAGAAACTATATGAAGAAGGAGATTTTTATATAGAAGATAGTAAGGATGAAAAATTTGATATAGTTGAAACTACTAGGATAGGTATTGATTATGCCGAAGAAGCTATAGATTTTCCATGGAGATTTTATATAAAGGACAATAAATATATATCTAAGAAATAA
- the nrdG gene encoding anaerobic ribonucleoside-triphosphate reductase activating protein — protein sequence MEKTIRLSGIAYESLVNGPGMRRVFFAQGCTHNCKGCFNPDTHDFSGGEEREVDFLIKDTLDNPMLSGVTFSGGDPWEQADKFADMAKAFRKKGLNIWCYTGYTYEYILENKDKRFGWNDLLNNIDVLVDGKFEEDKQLDGLKFRGSTNQRIIDVAESLKNDTIIIKEY from the coding sequence ATGGAAAAGACTATAAGATTATCTGGAATAGCTTATGAGAGTTTAGTAAATGGACCAGGTATGAGAAGAGTATTTTTTGCTCAAGGCTGCACACATAACTGTAAAGGATGTTTTAATCCAGATACTCATGATTTTAGTGGTGGAGAAGAACGAGAGGTGGATTTTTTAATAAAGGATACATTAGATAATCCAATGCTAAGTGGAGTTACATTTAGTGGAGGAGATCCTTGGGAGCAGGCAGATAAGTTTGCAGATATGGCCAAGGCTTTTAGAAAGAAAGGCTTAAATATTTGGTGTTATACAGGTTATACTTATGAATACATTTTAGAAAATAAAGATAAACGTTTTGGATGGAATGATTTATTAAATAATATTGATGTTCTTGTTGATGGAAAGTTTGAAGAAGATAAGCAATTAGATGGACTTAAATTTAGAGGGTCAACTAATCAAAGAATAATAGATGTTGCGGAAAGTTTAAAAAACGATACTATAATAATTAAAGAGTATTAG